A segment of the Elaeis guineensis isolate ETL-2024a chromosome 6, EG11, whole genome shotgun sequence genome:
CTGTCAGTTTTCATTTGTAACACCCACAAGACTACTTGTTCAGGTcaacacaaaaaattttattggaacaACTCACTTGATACATAAAATTTCTAACATATGTAGACCAACACATATTGGCTGCTTTTTTCTTATCTTCGAGTATCTTTTGTGCACTTGGTGTAATTTCCCATATCATGTTCTTGGTCTCATCTTGTTTCACCTGAAATCTTTGCATAAGAGTACTTCTAATCCATTCGGCCATTGTGAGGATTGGCTTATCCCTTGCCTCTAATATATAGAAGTTGAAAGACTCAAAGAGGTTATTCACAATCAGTCTATCTTACACCTTGAGCTAAATGTGTCTTGCCCATGTCTCTTTTTTTATATTAGCCACATACTCATGAGCTGCCTTTGATTTCATCTTCAACTTGTCCATAGCTATGTTAAAATCAAACTCTGTATAGGAACTTGCTGTCGTCCATAGATCATCTTTTAAAGACTTATCTTTATGTTATCTATTCCTAAAATTGGCATACATATGTCGCATACAAATTCGTTGTTCTGCATTTGGAACCACATAGTCGAAGGCCTCTATCAAACCCTGCAATATAACAAGGAAGATTGTAAGACATTCATGCAATAACCATTAAATACTGGATTTGATTACATACCTTTTGTCTATCTGATATAAACACCCATCCATGCTGCTCCATTGGTCCAATGTAGTCTATCAAGCACTCTAGAAAAAACTCCCAAGAGCTTCTTGTCTCACCTTCAACAATTGCATATGTTAAGGGAAAGAAATTGTTATGGCCATCCTTCCCTCCTGCACTTAGAATTTGTCCACCAAATTCATTCTTAATAAAGcatccatccaaacttatgaaGGACCTACAACCTCGTAGGAATCTCTCTTTCTGTGCTTCTAGGCATACGAACATCCTTTGAAATCTAAGATGCAATGACCTCTCAAGCCTGAAAACAGCCACCTTTATCCAGCTATTTGGATTATGCATTTTTAATGTCTTGGCATAGTCCCAAACCCTAGTGAACTGCTCCATGTTATCTCATATACATCCTCCATAGTTTGCTTTTTTTGCTCTGTACTCTTTCCTATCTTGATCCTTAAAagctttaattttttaatcagaaTCAGACCTCAAGTTCTCCATATATTTCTTGCTCAACCATTTTGCTGTGACTTGTTTGTTCATAAAACTTTTTCCACATTTATAAGCTTTCTTAAAAGTTTTAATCTGGAATGACGTCTCCCCAGTAACTTGAGAAGCATGAAGCCTCCACCCACATCTCTGCTTACACTCAACAGTTACTCTAGTTTTCTCATTCTTGATAAATGCTATATCTCTACTGTCCTTGATGGTATAATTTTTCAATACTTTCTTGAATTGATGCACATCCTTGAACAATAACCCCACTTTTAACTGAGGATCATCCATGGTATTTGCATCAAATTCAGCACCCCTGGAAGGCCTACAAGTATCATCATCTGAAGGTGGGAGAGAGTGCAACCCATCACTTAGTTCTTCCTCAGCATTTTTATGTACATCTTTCATTGCTTCTTTGCCTTTATCTTTAGCTACAGTGGATTTCTTATCCTGTTGTTCCTTGACCTGACGGCCTGACCCACTGTTAAGATCATCTAAAGTTGATTTAGCTCTCTGCATAGCCTGTACATTAAATAGATCCTCACCTTCACTTGATTCTTCAGTGAAGTATATCCCATAATCATCATATTGTTGCTGATCCATTGAACCTTTTTTAGGCTCCTTATCAGTCACTTGTTCATCATCCttctcactttcttcttcttcagtaTTACTATCTTCCTCTTGTTCATTATCTTTATCAGCCACTTGTTCTTCCTCTTGTCCGTTATCATCTTCTTGTTCACTATCATCTTCTTCTTGTTTATTGTCAGCTTCACTATCAGTTACACCTTCTGTCCCATGTAGGCCCCTATTAGTTGTATTAGGAATTTGGGTTACAGTTGATTGCCCTCCTTGACTTTGACCCATGCATTGAGTGGATTGTACATAGATATCAATCCACTTCTTATTTTCATAACAAGCTAATATCTCCATGCAATCTTTATTATCTCCAAGGGGCCTAACACCAATCTGAATAGGTTTATGTTGCAACAAGTAAAATAACCGATCCCCTTTATGTAACCAAAATTTTCTACAATACCCTCAATTttaaaataagaaacataatctTTGTCAAAATCATAGTAAAATCCTAATTTTCCATCAATGTACCTCTTACGAGGCCTATCCACAAACTTTCTTCCAAAATGCACTCAAAAAGAAACAACACTTGGGTTTGACATATCTACATTAAACATCAAAAAACACATAAAAGAAATATAAGTAATATTGTACTATATGGTAGTACAGTGAGCTTAATCCCATGCTTAACAATGAGCTTAATCATCCCATTCTTAACAATGCATAACAATGATATTATACCTACATGCAAGCTATGCAAGCACAGTTAGAAGCCTTATTTTATCTACCAAGATAAGACATCGGACCATAATGGCATATCAATAAGCATAAACAATTGGATAAACAATTGGGCAAACCACTAACTAAATATTACAAGAGCCTACTTTGCCCATAGTCCACAATGAGTATATTATCCAGTAATTGAACATCTACAAATCTCATAATATACAATCACATGAAGTAACAAACAAAGGCATGCAAAACAAACAAAAAGCAAACATCCATTCATAATAAAAAGATGTGGATAAAAAAAACTCAATTTAGAAACCCTAACTTTGAAATTTTGTAAAAACAAATATATAAATCAGAACAAATAGGATAGATTTGCCAAATACACCTCAAAAAGGAAGCATCATCCAAGAAATCATGCGATTATTGGAGgataattcattagaaaaatacatTTCAAAAACAAGCATACCTCAACCAAACCGGATGTTGTTTGGTTTAAATCTAAGTTGAGATGGGAGGAGCTCCTCTTCCGAGCCGTTCAAAGTAGTTTACAGCACCAAGCAGACGTCCAAACCAGTAATTTTCTTCCAGAGAATTTCagcaaaagagatcaagagtgaCGAATCGAATTCTGGGATGAAAAAAAAGGGCATTCATAGAGATGACCACCTGTATCTCACATGCAGACGGATATTTTTTTACCTTAACCCCTTCCATGTCAGCTCCTCTATCACCATTAATTTGCCACGTCCGACGATAACCCCAAGTTTGTTGCCATGTAGGCATCAGCGGCGAGCACGGACCCCAATTAGGAGGCTTGTAGGTCGCATTGCAACATTTTATTAAATATAAGGTTAACATTGATCGATTTTTTTATATAAGGATATATTTACAAATCGATGTAAAATATATGAGGTTATATactaattattctaatttttatGAAGGAGTGTCATAATTCTGTGAAagggtatcataatttttttgaaagaaaaaagatgTCATAATCTTTATAAagaggtatcataatttttaaaaaatatcataatttttaaaaaaaatatttttatcattcaaaattttaaataaaaaaataaaattataaatattaaatatatattaaaaaatgatcTATTATAACAAAGCGGTGCATATAGATTTTCTATATCATATGCGGTgcgcaaagaatttctcttttatCTCGTACGCAAGACTGATCAAATCAACGGCCTATTTTTCTCGATCAGCTGCTCGCCTCGTGGCACAAATTATCGTTTGGCCCTCCGTCTTTTTCTTTATAGCCTCCTCGCCCTCCAAAAAATACCCCTAAACCCTAGAAGCCagcagtcccccgagcctctgcGTCTCTGTTTCTCGAAATGGCTTGGCGTGGGTCGATCTCCAGGTCGGTGCTCACCGCAGGGCGGTCGGCCTCCTCCCCACTCCATTCCCCGCCGGCGGCCCCCCGCCTTCATCCTCCGCCGCTCGCCGCCCCTCGTCTCCAGCGCCGCCGCCTCTCCTTCGCCCCTGCCAGGTAAAGCCGTCCATTTTCTCTCGATTTCATCGGGTTGTCTATTTCTCAAGTGGCTTTCTCCGGCAGGACTTTGGGAGAGCTGGGGTGCGTCCAGTCTCTCCTCCCGCTCCACAGTGTGGTCGCCGTGCCCCGCCTCACCTCGCACCTTTCCGTCAGCGCCAGAGCGTGCTGTGAGCTCTCTCAGGGTACCTTTCGTCGCACTTGTCAAGATCGCTAGTTATCTCCTTTCTTTGTGAGTCTTGTCATCTGTCTAGTCTTGCCTTTCTGAGATGTCAATCGCAtgattgaaagaaaataaaaagctatcttttttatgttgttttgaatcgatatttatatgatatGATGTGATCTTGTATTAGATGGTTAGGGTTTTTGAGGTGCTTGTTTTTATTGTTTTTGGGATTGGGATTTGATAGGGAAAAatggaaaagatggttgatgcaCGAGACAGGCTGGCATTCGGTGGGAAGCTTTGATTTCTAAGTTGATGTAGGTTCCTCTTTTCTTAATTGCTCCTCCTGCAGTACATGGCTAGGAAAGTTTAAATTTAGAGAGAACTTGAAAAGTTGAATGATCTGAACGGgagtaagaaaaagaaaacacaaTCATGTTTTGCAAATCACATGTGGCTGATGAATCTGGTTCCCTGTATCGTTTACCTTATAAGTATTGATATTAATGCGTCTCTTACGTTGACATTTTTTaagtgaatatatatatatatatatatatatatatatatatatatatatatatatatatatatatatatatatatatcgatatatctatatatgtatatatgtatatgtgtgtgtgtgtatatacatatatatatatatatacattcatatatatatactaCATACgtatacattcatatatatatactacatacatatacatatatacatacatacatatatatatatacatacatatatatatatatgtacacacacacacacacacacacacacacacatacatacatacatacatacatacatacatatatacacacacacacacacacacacacacacacacacacacacacacatacatacatatatacatacatacatacatacatatatatacatacatacatacatacatacatatatacatacatatatatatatatatatatctatacatacatatatacatacatatatatatatatattatatacatacatatatatatatgtagatatacatacatatatatatatgtagatacatacatactgttgcggccaatcccctcgtcgcctggtcgccgggaacgagcacctgcaaaggaaagtccacactgatcggagatgcctccggcagggaccctccgacggtcaagtcagaagggagactaggcaacagtagagaggaatcaggggactcagcggtggagagagcgagagagagagaaaggaatccTCCCTCAAGCTGTTGCCTTACCTCGTTTTATAGTAAgaggtggtatggtcccgccgttggtgatgtagacaactgaagaATTGTCAAATTGCTGGGGTTGTCATGTCGTTGACAAGCTGACAGGTCTTAGAAATTAATTCTCATCCTTGGCGGGACAGTGCCCCAGGTCCCTGGCAGGACAACGCCCTCCGGCGGTTGCACGGCATGTTCTTGacaggactgcagcccatgccgctcgTTCGGCGTTTAGAAgggcctgtagaggtcggacgtcggttgCCCAAACCGACAGGGAGTCGGCGATGCAAGATCGGCTTTCAGATGATCTGAGGCAGTGTCGGCCTGTTAGGCCGACACGCCCCGACCGGGCATGGTCGGTAGTTACCGTTAGCGTTGTCCGTCGTCAGTCGGACAAAGTCGATCGGTCCATCCTTGAGGATGGGTCGGCGTCGGGATCCGTCGGTGAGTCGACGCTGGTGAGTCGGAGCATCaggatcggtcggtatatcccaacacatacacacacacacacacacacacatatatatatatatatatatgtagatacatatatgtagatacatacatacagtgCCCCAGGTCCCTGGCAGGACAACGCCCTCCGGCGGTTGCacggcatgtccttgacaggactgcagcccatgccgctcgTTCGGCGTTTAGAAgggtctgtagaggtcggacgtcggttgCCCAAACCGACAGGGAGTCGGCGATGCAAGATCGGCTTTCAGATGATTTGAGGCAGTGTCGGCCTGTTAGGCCGACACGCCCCGACCGGGCATGATCGGTAGTTACCGTTAGCGTTGCCCGTCGTCAGTCGGGCAAAATCGATCGGTCCATCCTTGAGGATGGGTCAGCGTCGGGATCCGTCGGTGAGTCGACGCTGGTGAGTCGGGGCatcagggtcggtcggtatatcccaacacatacatatatatatatatgtagatacatacatacatacatacatacatatatatatatatatatatatatatatatatatatatatatatatgtatgtatgtatgtagatacatatatatgtatgtatgtagatatatatgtatgtatatatatatatatgtagatacatatatatgtatgtatgtagatatatatgtatgtatgtatatatgtacatacatagatacatacatacatatatatgtacgtatgtacgtatgtacgtatgtatagatatagatatatatatatatatatgtatgtatgtatgtatgtatgtatgtagatatagatatagatatatatatatatatgtagatacatacatatatagatatatataaatacatacatacatacatatatagatatatatatatatgtagatatatacatacatacatatatatctatatatatgtatctatatagatatatacgtacatatatatgtatgtagatatatacatacatatatatgtatgtagatatatacatacatatatatgtatgtatatatctacatacatatatatgtatgtatatatctacatacatatatatgtatgtatgtatatatatatatatatatatatatatatatatatatatatatatatatatatatatatatatatatatatatatatagatatgtagatacatatacatacatatatatgtatgtatgtatatatatagagagagagagagagatatgtgtatatatatatacacatatctatatatatatatctacatatctatatatatatatatatatatatatatatatatatatatatctacatatatctacatatatatatatatatatatatatatatatatatatctacatatatctacatatctatatatatatatatatatatctacatatatatatatatatatatatatatatatatatatatatatatatatatatatatatatatgcatgcatgcatatacatacatacatatatatatgtgtgtgtgtgtgtgtgtacatatatgtgtatacatatatgtgtttacatatatatgtatatatgtatatatatatatgtatatatatatatgtgtatacatatatgtgtatacatatatgtgtgtatatatgtatatgtatatatgtgtatacatatatgtgtatacatatatatgtatatatgtatgtatatatatatatgtgtgtgtgtgtgtgtgtatatatatacatatctatatatatgtatgtatgtacgtatgtatataaaATATGCTTTGTTTTACATTCCAATGTTTAAATTTGATGTAATTAGTTTGGAGATAGATCAACATGTCTTTTTACACGTACATATTGATGCATTCTCTTATT
Coding sequences within it:
- the LOC105060019 gene encoding uncharacterized protein isoform X1; the encoded protein is MAWRGSISRSVLTAGRSASSPLHSPPAAPRLHPPPLAAPRLQRRRLSFAPARTLGELGCVQSLLPLHSVVAVPRLTSHLSVSARACCELSQGTFRRTCQDR
- the LOC105060019 gene encoding uncharacterized protein isoform X4; amino-acid sequence: MAWRGSISRSVLTAGRSASSPLHSPPAAPRLHPPPLAAPRLQRRRLSFAPARTLGELGCVQSLLPLHSVVAVPRLTSHLSVSARACCELSQGKNGKDG
- the LOC105060019 gene encoding uncharacterized protein isoform X6 codes for the protein MAWRGSISRSVLTAGRSASSPLHSPPAAPRLHPPPLAAPRLQRRRLSFAPARTLGELGCVQSLLPLHSVVAVPRLTSHLSVSARACCELSQGT
- the LOC105060019 gene encoding uncharacterized protein isoform X5; this encodes MAWRGSISRSVLTAGRSASSPLHSPPAAPRLHPPPLAAPRLQRRRLSFAPARTLGELGCVQSLLPLHSVVAVPRLTSHLSVSARACCELSQGNWD
- the LOC105060019 gene encoding uncharacterized protein isoform X3, with the translated sequence MAWRGSISRSVLTAGRSASSPLHSPPAAPRLHPPPLAAPRLQRRRLSFAPARTLGELGCVQSLLPLHSVVAVPRLTSHLSVSARACCELSQGRNGKDG
- the LOC105060019 gene encoding uncharacterized protein isoform X2 gives rise to the protein MAWRGSISRSVLTAGRSASSPLHSPPAAPRLHPPPLAAPRLQRRRLSFAPARTLGELGCVQSLLPLHSVVAVPRLTSHLSVSARACCELSQDVIQTRER